From a region of the Romeriopsis navalis LEGE 11480 genome:
- a CDS encoding DUF6825 family protein, whose protein sequence is MNSRPNDPNNPLVKAFFLGRAVAELVSENIEKAATEVLSEIGKFDAEQRVNVRNFVEQVNVRADQAMAQTATTPEATTPGAAPSHNGDTDLQATIDDLRAEIASARTELQRYRSGLN, encoded by the coding sequence CCGAATGATCCGAATAATCCGCTGGTTAAAGCCTTTTTCCTCGGTCGTGCCGTTGCAGAACTTGTATCCGAAAACATCGAAAAAGCCGCCACTGAAGTACTAAGCGAAATCGGCAAATTTGATGCCGAACAGCGAGTCAATGTGCGTAACTTTGTAGAACAGGTGAATGTCCGCGCGGATCAAGCCATGGCCCAAACCGCGACAACACCAGAGGCAACCACGCCCGGTGCAGCCCCGAGTCACAACGGCGATACGGACCTACAAGCGACGATCGATGACCTGCGGGCCGAGATTGCGTCCGCCCGCACAGAACTCCAGCGCTATCGCAGTGGCCTCAACTAA
- a CDS encoding ABC1 kinase family protein, producing the protein MGTSPSYSDGLRPNASQQAYRWNREKYSRRQRFIDVWTFVLRLLYARWLYQKTWSYRRGMTDAAKANRRRRLAIWIRETMLDLGPTFIKLGQLFSTRSDLFAAEFVEELSKLQDRVPAFSFEQVSQILETELGKPLAQIYPSFDPVPLAAASLGQVHKAQLPTGEEVVVKIQRPGLSQLFTIDLEILKGIAHYFQNHKEWGRGRDWLGIYDECCKILWEEIDYLAEGRNADLFRRNFRDYDWIRVPRIYWRYASPRTLTLEYLPGIKISHYEALDAAGLDRKELAASSARAYLMQILDAGFFHADPHPGNIAVSPEGQLIFYDFGMMGSIQTITREKMMGLFFGVAQKDAEQVITSLVDLGALTPTGDTGAIRRSIQYMLDNFMDKPFEEQSLNAISDDLYEIAYDQPFRFPATFTFVMRAFSTLEGVGKGLDPNFNFMEVAQPFAMRLMTNGNPSNDITNLIGDLGRQATQVSNSALGLPRRLDETLDRLDRGDLRVRVRSTETDRLLRRLAGVNMSSNFTMLTCAFILSATLLVVNGLAWFALIPGVAAVASGGAFLRTMMKLDKFDRLP; encoded by the coding sequence ATGGGTACGTCCCCGTCCTATTCCGATGGTCTCCGACCGAACGCCAGTCAGCAAGCCTACCGCTGGAACCGCGAAAAGTATTCCCGTCGCCAGCGCTTCATTGACGTTTGGACGTTCGTGCTGCGACTGCTATACGCCCGCTGGTTGTACCAAAAAACCTGGTCTTATCGACGCGGTATGACTGACGCCGCAAAGGCAAACCGACGCCGCCGGCTCGCGATCTGGATTCGCGAAACGATGCTCGATTTAGGGCCAACTTTCATTAAGCTTGGACAGCTATTTTCCACCCGATCGGATTTATTTGCGGCGGAATTTGTGGAAGAGCTATCGAAGCTACAGGATCGTGTACCCGCATTTAGTTTCGAGCAAGTTAGCCAAATTCTTGAAACGGAGTTGGGCAAACCCCTGGCTCAGATCTATCCAAGTTTTGATCCCGTACCGCTTGCCGCCGCCAGTTTAGGCCAAGTCCATAAGGCCCAGTTGCCCACGGGTGAAGAAGTCGTCGTCAAAATCCAGCGACCGGGCCTCAGTCAGCTCTTTACGATCGATCTGGAAATCCTCAAAGGCATCGCTCACTATTTCCAAAACCATAAGGAATGGGGCCGCGGCCGTGACTGGCTCGGCATTTACGATGAATGCTGCAAGATCCTGTGGGAAGAAATCGACTATTTGGCGGAAGGGCGAAATGCCGACCTATTTCGGCGCAATTTTCGCGACTACGATTGGATTCGCGTCCCCCGGATTTACTGGCGCTATGCCTCGCCCCGCACCCTCACCCTGGAATATCTGCCCGGCATCAAAATTAGTCACTATGAAGCCTTAGATGCGGCAGGGCTCGATCGGAAAGAATTAGCCGCGTCGAGCGCCCGCGCCTACTTAATGCAAATTCTCGATGCGGGATTTTTCCACGCTGATCCCCATCCGGGCAACATTGCCGTCAGTCCAGAAGGTCAACTGATTTTCTATGACTTCGGCATGATGGGCAGCATCCAAACCATCACCCGTGAGAAGATGATGGGCCTCTTTTTCGGCGTTGCCCAAAAAGACGCAGAGCAAGTAATCACTTCGCTTGTGGATCTCGGGGCCTTAACCCCAACGGGCGATACGGGCGCCATCCGACGATCGATCCAATACATGTTGGATAATTTCATGGATAAGCCCTTCGAAGAGCAGTCACTCAATGCGATTAGCGACGACCTCTACGAAATTGCCTACGATCAGCCGTTCCGTTTTCCAGCGACCTTTACCTTTGTGATGCGGGCCTTTTCCACCCTCGAAGGCGTCGGCAAGGGCCTCGATCCCAACTTTAACTTTATGGAGGTTGCACAACCATTTGCAATGCGACTTATGACTAACGGAAATCCCTCAAACGACATCACCAACCTGATCGGCGACTTAGGCCGGCAAGCCACCCAAGTCAGCAATAGTGCCCTGGGATTGCCCCGCCGCTTAGATGAAACCCTCGACCGACTCGATCGCGGCGATCTTCGGGTGCGGGTCCGCTCAACCGAAACCGATCGGCTCTTGCGCCGCTTGGCCGGGGTCAATATGAGCAGCAATTTCACGATGCTCACCTGCGCCTTTATCCTGTCAGCCACATTACTCGTCGTCAATGGACTCGCCTGGTTCGCCCTAATTCCAGGGGTTGCCGCCGTTGCTTCCGGTGGAGCATTTCTGCGGACCATGATGAAACTCGACAAGTTCGATCGGCTGCCTTAA
- a CDS encoding PP2C family protein-serine/threonine phosphatase, protein MKKYFTGMTDPGMVRSTNQDAYYTDPDGRFFIVSDGMGGHAGGQEASRIAKDTIREYLELHWESDAPSPDLLEQAIYKANQSIIDNQLTSPALADMGTTTVVLVFREDTWCANVGDSRLYRQRGARLEQITEDQTWVAKAIKLGVLTADQARVHPMRHVLAQCLGREELAEIEILPVDIQSGDRMLLCSDGLTEELSDSVIENHVKSIRSCDMAASTLINAAKEHGGRDNITVVIVAMDQKDSD, encoded by the coding sequence ATGAAGAAATATTTCACTGGAATGACCGATCCAGGCATGGTCCGATCGACCAATCAAGATGCTTACTATACCGATCCGGACGGGCGGTTTTTCATCGTTTCCGATGGCATGGGCGGTCACGCTGGTGGTCAAGAAGCCAGTCGAATTGCGAAGGACACCATCCGTGAGTATTTAGAACTACATTGGGAATCGGACGCACCTTCGCCAGACTTGCTGGAACAGGCAATTTACAAAGCGAATCAATCAATTATTGATAATCAGCTCACCTCGCCGGCGCTCGCCGATATGGGCACGACTACCGTGGTATTGGTATTCCGTGAGGATACCTGGTGTGCCAATGTCGGTGACTCCCGGCTATATCGCCAGCGCGGTGCCCGGCTAGAGCAAATCACGGAAGATCAAACCTGGGTAGCCAAGGCGATTAAGCTCGGTGTATTGACTGCGGATCAAGCGCGGGTTCATCCCATGCGACATGTGCTCGCCCAATGCCTGGGCCGCGAGGAGCTCGCAGAAATTGAAATTCTTCCCGTGGATATTCAATCTGGCGATCGCATGTTGTTATGTAGTGACGGATTGACCGAAGAACTGAGCGACTCGGTGATCGAAAATCACGTTAAGTCGATTCGATCGTGCGATATGGCTGCCTCCACCTTAATTAACGCAGCGAAAGAGCATGGTGGACGCGATAATAT